AGCTCGGTGTACGCCGGGATGAACGAACCGGAGTCGTCGCGGCTCATGCCCAGGCAGGTCTGCGTCAGGTCGTTGGTGCCGAAGCTGAAGAACTGCGCCGTCTGCGCAATTTCATCGGCGGTCAGCGCGCCGCGCGGCACTTCAATCATGGTGCCCACCAGGTAGTTGAGCTTCACGCCCTTTTCCTTCATCACTTCCTGGGCCACGCGGTGCACCACTTCCACCTGCAGGTCCAGCTCCTTCTTGAAGCCCACCAGCGGAATCATGATTTCCGGACGCACCTTGATGCCGGCTTTCTGCACCTCGGCGGCGGCTTCAAACACCGCCCGCGCCTGCATCTCGCTGATTTCCGGATACACAATCCCCAGCCGGCACCCGCGGAAGCCCAGCATCGGGTTGAACTCGTGCAGCTCCTTCACGCGGTTGCGGATTTTCTCCACCGGCACGCCCATCTTCTGGGCCAGGTCCTGCTGCGCCTTGTCCTCATGCGGCAGGAACTCATGCAGCGGCGGGTCCAGGAACCGGATGGTGGCCGGATAGCCGTTGAGGGCCTTGAAGATGCCCACAAAGTCCTCCTTCTGGTACGGCAGCAGCTTCGCCAGCGCCTTCTTCCGATCCTCCAGATTGTCCGCGAGAATCATCTCGCGCATGGCGTCAATGCGGTTGCCCTCGAAGAACATGTGCTCCGTGCGGCACAAGCCAATGCCCGTCGCGCCGAAGGCAATCGCGTTCTCCGTCTGCTCCGGCGTGTCGGCGTTGGTGCGGACCTCCAGGCGGGTCACCTTGCTGCACCAGTCCATCAACTGCTTGAACATCTGGTAGGTCTTGCTCTTCTTCGGATCGAGCGACTTCTCAATCAGCACCTGCACAATCTCCGATGCCGCCGTCTTGATTTCGCCGGCGTACACATTGCCCAGCGTGCCGTTGATGGACATGTAGTCCCCTTCCTTGAAGGTCTGCCCGCTCACCGTCACCGTGCGCGCCGCATAGTCAATCTGCAACGCCCCGGCGCCGCACACGCACACCTTGCCCATTTGCCGGGCCACCAGCGCCGCGTGCGAGCTGACGCCGCCCTTGGCCGTCAAAATGCCCTCGGCGGCAATCATGCCGCGCAGGTCTTCCGGCGTGGTCTCATTGCGCACCAGCAACACCTTCTCGCCCTTCGCCGCGGCGGCCGCCGCGCGGTCGGCGTTCAGGTAAATCTTGCCCGAGGCCGCCCCCGGCCCCGCCGGCAGACCCGTCGCCACCACCTTGGCCGCCTTCTCGGCCTTCTGGTCAAAGATGGGCGCCAGCAACTGGTCGAGCTGGTCGGCCGGGTTGCGCCGGATGGCCGTCTTCCAGTCAATCAGCTTCTCCTCCACCATGTCCATGGAGAACTTCAACGCCGCAAACGCGGTGCGCTTGCCGTTGCGCGTCTGCAGCATGAACACCTTGCCGTCCTGAATGGTGAACTCGAAGTCCTGCACATCCTTGAAGTGCTTCTCCAGAATCTTCCGGATGTTCTCCAACTCGGCAAACGCCTGCGGCAGGTGATTCTTGAGCTGCACCACCGGCTCGGGCGTGCGGATGCCCGCCACCACGTCCTCGCCCTGGGCGTTGATGAGAAACTCACCGTAAAACTCCTTCTCGCCGTTGGCCGGGTTGCGCGTGAACGCCACGCCGGAGCCGGAGCGTTCGCCGGTGTTGCCGTACACCATGGCCTGCACGTTCACCGCCGTGCCCCACTCGCTCGGAATGTTGTATTTGCGGCGGTACACAATCGCGCGGTCATTCATCCACGAGCCAAACACCGCGCCAATCGCGCCCCAGAGCTGCTTCCACGGATCCTGCGGAAACTCCTTGCCCGTGCGCTCCTTGATCAGGCCCTTGAACCGCACCACCAGCTCCTTCAAATCGTCCACCGTCAGCTTGGTGTCCTCAATGTCCTCGTGGTAGCGCTCGTGCTTCAGGTTGTGAATCACCGTTTCAAACGGCTCATGGTCCTCACCCGGCCGCTTCTGCACCCCCATCACCACGTCGCCGTACATCTGCACAAAACGGCGGTAGCAGTCCCATGCAAAACGCTCGTTGTTCGTGGCCTTCACCAGGGCCAGCACCGTCTCGTCGTTCAAGCCCAGGTTCAAAATCGTGTCCATCATGCCCGGCATCGAGTCCCGCGCGCCCGAACGCACGCTCACCAGCAGCGGCATCGCGGTCTTGTCGCCGAACTTTGTGCCCATAATCTTCTCAATATGGGCCATGCCGGCCTTCACCTGCGGGTCCAGCACCTTCGGATAGGTCTTCTTGTTTTGATAGTAATAAGTGCAAACCTCCGTGGTAATCGTGAACCCCGGGGGCACCGGCAGCCCAATCCGCGCCATCTCGGCCAGGTTGGCGCCTTTGCCGCCCAACAAGGGTTTCATTGAACCATCACCATCGGCCTTTTTGTTGCCGAACAGATAAACGTATTTCGGTGTCTTTGCCATAAGTTATTTCAATCTTAAGTGGGTTCCAGCATTAGTTCTTGACCCAAAGTCCTCCCAGCATCACTAAATCCCCTGACCCTGTCAATGACCTATTTGAAACCTTTGCCTTGCCTTGTTTCCTGCATTAGCCCTCTTCATTATCCCCAATAATTTCAAACCCCCTGCCCCCCGGTAGCGCAGGCGTCTCGCCTGCGAGTAAGGCCTGCGTCCCGCAGGCCCTCCTCACAAGAAATAGAGGTCATTCACGCCGCATCCATCCCCCTCTCCCCCCCGGGAGAGGGCCGGGGTGAGGGAAAATTGTAGCGCAGGCGTCCCGCCTGCGAGTAACGCCTGCGTCCCGCAGGCCGGGGCAAGGGGAAGAACTCGGCGATGCCTGGTTCATCAATCAATATCCCCCTCTCCCTCAGCGAGAGGGCCGGGGTGAGGGAAAATTGTAGCGCAGGCGTCCCGCCTGCGAGTAACGCCTGCGTCCCGCAGGCCCTCCTCACAAGAAATAGAGGTCATTCACGCCGCATCCATCCCCCTCTCCCCCCCTGGAGAGGGCCGGGGTGAGGGAAAATTGTAGCGCAGGCGTCTCGCCTGCGAGTAACGCCTGCCTCCCGCAGGCCGGGGTGAGGGAAAATTGTAGCGCAGGCGTCTCGCCAGCGAGTAACGCCTGCGTCCCGCAGGCCGGAGCAAGGGGAAGAACTCGGCGATGCCTGGTTCATCAATCAATATCCCCCTCTCCCTCAGCGAGAGGGCCGGGGTGAGGGCAAAAGCAAAACCATGCCCAAACCTCACCCGCCAGACTCTCCCCCTCCTCCCCACTTTTCCGCTTGCCGCCTCCGTCACGCCGCCCAACACTGCCTCCGCCCGCTGCATGAGTGAGCTATGGCAAAGCATTGACTGGCAGGCCCTCGAACGCCTGCGCGCCGCCTTCCTGAACCGCACCGCCGGCGCGGGAGATTACTGGCTCTGCCGGCGTGACCTGGACAGCTACGACCAAACCTTCGCCCAGCGCATCGGCTGGAAATGGGACTGGCTCCTGGCCGAATTGGACCGCCGCGCCTGGGCGCCTCCGCCCGGCCCCGTCCTCGATTGGGGCTGCGGCAGCGGTGTGGCGGGCCGCGCTTTTCTGGACCATTACGGCGCCGGCGCCCACCCCCTCCTCTGGCTGCACGACCGCTCCCTCCTGGCGGTGGAATACGCGGCCGAGCGCGCCCGCGTCAAATACCCCGGCCTCTCCGTGGCGGCCGCCCCGCCGGAGGCCCGGCCCGCCGTCCTCCTTCTGAGCCACGTGCTCTCCGAGCTGTCCGCCCCGGCTTTCTCCGCGTTGTTGGAGGTCATCCGCCGCGCCACCGCCGTTCTCTGGGTGGAATCGGGCGACTACGAAACCAGCCGCGCCCTCATTGCCGCCCGCGAAGTGCTGCGCGCCGAGTTTCAAGTGGCCGCCCCCTGCACCCACCAGCAACGTTGCGGCCTGCTGGACCCGGAAAACGCACCCCACTGGTGCCACCATTTCGCCACCCCCCCGCCGGAAATTTTCGCCGACGGCGACTGGGTGCGCTTTGGCCAGCTTGCCGGCGTGGACCTTCGCAGCCTGCCCTTGAGCTGTCTGGCGCTCGACCGGCGCCGCCTCCCCCCGCTGCCGGAGGGCAGCTTCCGCCTGCTTGGGCGGCCGCGCCTCTACAAACCCAACGCCCAGCTCCTCGGTTGCGATGCCGCCGGCGTCCGGGAAGCCAGCCTGTCCCGCCGCGAGCATCCGGAAGCCTGGCGCCGGTTGAAAAATGGCGATTATCCCACTCTCCTGCGCTGGCAGACCGTCCACCACCAAATCCAGGCGTTGCACATGGAGGAAACTTCCCCGCCGGGCATGGATGACGCGGCCCAGGCTGGGCCATGAGGGTGGAAACGCCCGCCCCCCCGAGGTAACCACCGGCAATCCAGGGGGGTATTCCATGGGCGCCCCCCCGCCCGGCCCACCCGGCCGGAATTTCCACTTGCGCCGGCGTCCGGGATTGTTACATTCCGGGCATTGAAATGGGCCACCGGCAAGGTGGTCTTTTGTTTTGCGGGAACCCGAAAGCACAGCAATCGTGAAAATCTTTAGCGGCAATTCCAATCCCAAACTGGCCCGCGCCATTTGCGACGCCATTGGCGTCGAGCTGGGCCGTTGCACCGTCAGCGCGTTTCCGGATGGCGAGACTTTTGTGAAAATTGAGGAAAACGTGCGTGGCGAGGATGTGTTTGTGGTTCAGAGCACCTCGCCGCCCACCAATCATAACCTGATGGAGATGTTCATCATGATGGACGCCCTGCGCCGCGCCAGCGCCGACCGCATCACCGCGGTGCTGCCGTTTTACGGGTATGCGCGCCAGGACCGCAAAGACCAGCCCCGCGTGCCCATCACCGCCAAACTGGTGGCCAACCTGCTGGTGGCCTCCGGCGCCAACCGCGTCCTGACCATGGACCTCCATGCCCAGCAAATCCAGGGCTTCTTCGATATTCCCGTGGACCATCTCTACGCCGCGCCGGTGATGTACAATTATCTTAAACAGAAAGGCCTGCCCAACCTCGTGGTGGTCAGCCCGGATGTGGGCGGCATCAAAATGGCCTATGCTTATGCGCAAGTCCTCGGCGCCGAGCTGGCCATCGTGGCCAAGCGCCGCAAAAGCGCCCATGAAGTGGAATCCATGGCCGTCATCGGCCATGTGCGCAACAAAAACGTGCTGCTGGTGGATGACCTCACCGAAAC
This is a stretch of genomic DNA from Fontisphaera persica. It encodes these proteins:
- a CDS encoding ribose-phosphate diphosphokinase — its product is MKIFSGNSNPKLARAICDAIGVELGRCTVSAFPDGETFVKIEENVRGEDVFVVQSTSPPTNHNLMEMFIMMDALRRASADRITAVLPFYGYARQDRKDQPRVPITAKLVANLLVASGANRVLTMDLHAQQIQGFFDIPVDHLYAAPVMYNYLKQKGLPNLVVVSPDVGGIKMAYAYAQVLGAELAIVAKRRKSAHEVESMAVIGHVRNKNVLLVDDLTETAGTLTAAATLLRQRGAKQILACVSHAILNQTGIERLKNSCIDELITTDSVCRPVIRGVNITTLSVAGLLGEAIKRIANNLSVNSLFEFRGGRTS
- the ppdK gene encoding pyruvate, phosphate dikinase, whose product is MAKTPKYVYLFGNKKADGDGSMKPLLGGKGANLAEMARIGLPVPPGFTITTEVCTYYYQNKKTYPKVLDPQVKAGMAHIEKIMGTKFGDKTAMPLLVSVRSGARDSMPGMMDTILNLGLNDETVLALVKATNNERFAWDCYRRFVQMYGDVVMGVQKRPGEDHEPFETVIHNLKHERYHEDIEDTKLTVDDLKELVVRFKGLIKERTGKEFPQDPWKQLWGAIGAVFGSWMNDRAIVYRRKYNIPSEWGTAVNVQAMVYGNTGERSGSGVAFTRNPANGEKEFYGEFLINAQGEDVVAGIRTPEPVVQLKNHLPQAFAELENIRKILEKHFKDVQDFEFTIQDGKVFMLQTRNGKRTAFAALKFSMDMVEEKLIDWKTAIRRNPADQLDQLLAPIFDQKAEKAAKVVATGLPAGPGAASGKIYLNADRAAAAAAKGEKVLLVRNETTPEDLRGMIAAEGILTAKGGVSSHAALVARQMGKVCVCGAGALQIDYAARTVTVSGQTFKEGDYMSINGTLGNVYAGEIKTAASEIVQVLIEKSLDPKKSKTYQMFKQLMDWCSKVTRLEVRTNADTPEQTENAIAFGATGIGLCRTEHMFFEGNRIDAMREMILADNLEDRKKALAKLLPYQKEDFVGIFKALNGYPATIRFLDPPLHEFLPHEDKAQQDLAQKMGVPVEKIRNRVKELHEFNPMLGFRGCRLGIVYPEISEMQARAVFEAAAEVQKAGIKVRPEIMIPLVGFKKELDLQVEVVHRVAQEVMKEKGVKLNYLVGTMIEVPRGALTADEIAQTAQFFSFGTNDLTQTCLGMSRDDSGSFIPAYTELEIVKKNPFATIDQTGVGQLMKIAVEKGRSTRPDIKLGICGEHGGDPDSVKFCHKIGLTYVSCSPFRVPVARLAAAQAALEEEAASAAKKPAKKK
- a CDS encoding small ribosomal subunit Rsm22 family protein, whose amino-acid sequence is MSELWQSIDWQALERLRAAFLNRTAGAGDYWLCRRDLDSYDQTFAQRIGWKWDWLLAELDRRAWAPPPGPVLDWGCGSGVAGRAFLDHYGAGAHPLLWLHDRSLLAVEYAAERARVKYPGLSVAAAPPEARPAVLLLSHVLSELSAPAFSALLEVIRRATAVLWVESGDYETSRALIAAREVLRAEFQVAAPCTHQQRCGLLDPENAPHWCHHFATPPPEIFADGDWVRFGQLAGVDLRSLPLSCLALDRRRLPPLPEGSFRLLGRPRLYKPNAQLLGCDAAGVREASLSRREHPEAWRRLKNGDYPTLLRWQTVHHQIQALHMEETSPPGMDDAAQAGP